One part of the Acetoanaerobium sticklandii genome encodes these proteins:
- a CDS encoding APC family permease, giving the protein MNEGNHNFERVLSKKDIIALAFGAMIGWGWVVLTGEWIMMAGTLGAILGFVFGGIMVLFVGLIYAELTSAMPQCGGEHVFSYRALGEKASFFCTWAIVLGYISVVAFEAVAFPTVIEYLFPAYLKGYMYSVASYDIYFTWVIVGSVSSIIITSVNYIGVKPAAFFQGIATIMILIVGLMLFTGAIFSGHSGNITPLFSNGKSGILAVTLMTPFLYVGFDVIPQAAEEINVPFNTIGKIIILSLVMAIAWYTMMIYSTSVGLSYEELSQSKLATADAMKNIYNSPIASKIIIIGGIGGILTSWNSFFVGGSRAIYAMAESKMLPSFLAKFHPKYKTPVNAILLIGLISTLSPLLGRRMLVWLTNAGSLGIVNSYLMVSISFLVLRRKEPNLDRPYKVKYYKLVGIMAIILCSAMIILYLPGQPSSLIMAEWAIVIGWIIFGIILYTYTKIKNRKANLS; this is encoded by the coding sequence ATGAATGAAGGTAATCATAATTTTGAAAGAGTTTTGTCAAAAAAAGACATAATCGCATTGGCTTTTGGAGCTATGATTGGGTGGGGATGGGTAGTACTCACTGGAGAATGGATAATGATGGCCGGAACACTAGGTGCAATACTGGGGTTTGTATTTGGTGGAATAATGGTTTTGTTTGTTGGTTTAATTTATGCAGAGCTAACTTCTGCTATGCCGCAGTGCGGAGGAGAACATGTTTTTAGCTATAGAGCTTTGGGTGAAAAAGCTTCATTTTTTTGCACCTGGGCAATTGTTTTAGGATATATTTCAGTAGTAGCATTTGAGGCAGTAGCTTTTCCTACTGTTATTGAATATTTATTTCCCGCGTATCTAAAGGGATATATGTATTCAGTTGCTTCCTATGACATATACTTTACTTGGGTTATTGTTGGCTCAGTTAGTTCAATTATTATAACATCTGTAAATTACATAGGCGTGAAGCCTGCAGCATTTTTTCAAGGAATAGCTACAATTATGATTTTAATAGTAGGATTAATGCTTTTTACAGGAGCAATATTTAGTGGACACTCAGGAAATATTACTCCTTTATTTTCCAATGGTAAAAGCGGAATATTAGCAGTAACTTTAATGACACCTTTTTTATATGTTGGATTTGATGTTATTCCTCAGGCAGCAGAGGAAATTAATGTCCCCTTTAATACCATTGGAAAAATTATAATATTATCTCTGGTTATGGCTATAGCTTGGTATACAATGATGATTTATAGCACTTCGGTTGGCTTATCTTATGAAGAATTATCACAATCAAAGCTTGCTACTGCAGATGCAATGAAAAATATTTACAACAGTCCTATCGCTTCAAAAATAATTATTATAGGAGGAATTGGAGGTATTTTGACAAGCTGGAACTCTTTCTTTGTAGGTGGAAGCAGAGCAATATATGCGATGGCAGAATCAAAAATGTTACCTAGTTTTTTAGCTAAATTTCATCCAAAGTACAAAACACCAGTTAATGCAATTTTACTTATAGGTTTAATCTCCACATTATCGCCGCTTTTAGGCAGAAGAATGCTTGTTTGGCTTACAAATGCAGGATCTCTAGGAATAGTAAACTCATATCTAATGGTATCAATCTCATTTTTAGTATTAAGAAGAAAAGAACCTAATCTAGATCGTCCTTATAAAGTGAAATATTATAAGCTTGTAGGAATAATGGCAATTATACTATGTTCTGCTATGATAATTTTATACTTGCCAGGCCAGCCATCATCACTAATTATGGCAGAATGGGCCATAGTAATCGGATGGATAATCTTTGGAATTATACTATATACTTATACTAAAATCAAAAATCGTAAAGCAAATTTATCCTAA
- a CDS encoding glycogen/starch/alpha-glucan phosphorylase encodes MDINKVIKSAQDKCKIEYGKELSNALAWQLHNSLSESIREEIGGKWQELKIMSDKNRKAYYFSAEFLIGRSIQNNLLNLGILDEINNKLKDLNVDFGILEEIEDAALGNGGLGRLAACFIESAATMDIPLDGYGIRYKFGLFKQEFQDGFQIEKADDWSKYGDPWSLRKYEDSVLVKFSDQNVIAVPYDIPIIGYKGNNISTLRLWQAEPVNEFDFNLFNDQNYDLAVKEKNKAEDISRVLYPNDDTLDGKKLRFRQQYFFSSASLQDLIRKFKRNHSEDLLDFAKYNVIQLNDTHPTIAIPELIRLLVDEEKLSFESALDICKKTFAYTNHTIMQEALEKWDIGLIKELLPRIYEIIKQIHNNFEEEKKDLVKNKIISKALSNRTKIINKNTLHMAHMAIYGSSYVNGVAQIHTDIIKSDVLKDFYQLYPSKFQNKTNGITQRRWLALCNRELSSFISNNLGNENWITNLSDLKKLEPLSKSTSIIEEFSNIKQIKKHQLADYIFRKEGIAIDPQSIYDIQIKRLHEYKRQLLNILTILYMYNEIKSGNLNNFYKTTFIFGAKAAPGYKRAKSIIKLINEVGNLIDNDPLVSSKIKVVFVSNYNVSYAEKLVAAADISEQISTAGTEASGTGNMKFMLNGAVTLGTLDGANVEIVQEAGRENNYIFGSTVDEISSISKSYSPIDIYKSNPKVKAVLDMLIDGTLKDGKTKGFKELYDSILKGASWHTADHYYLLHDFMSYVETRIKVNSDFSSKYEFRKKCYINMCNAGKFSSDRTIQDYAKEIWHV; translated from the coding sequence ATGGATATAAATAAAGTGATTAAATCAGCACAAGATAAATGTAAAATTGAATACGGAAAAGAGCTTTCAAACGCCCTTGCTTGGCAGCTTCACAATTCACTTTCAGAGTCAATAAGGGAAGAAATAGGCGGTAAGTGGCAGGAATTAAAAATAATGAGTGATAAAAATAGAAAAGCATATTATTTTTCTGCCGAGTTTTTAATTGGCCGTTCAATTCAAAATAACTTGTTAAATTTAGGGATCCTTGATGAAATAAACAATAAACTAAAAGATCTTAATGTTGATTTTGGAATTTTAGAAGAGATTGAAGATGCTGCTCTAGGTAACGGGGGGCTTGGTAGACTTGCTGCTTGCTTTATTGAAAGTGCTGCAACTATGGATATTCCTTTAGACGGATATGGAATAAGATATAAGTTTGGATTATTTAAACAAGAATTTCAAGATGGATTTCAAATTGAAAAAGCTGATGATTGGTCAAAATATGGTGATCCATGGTCATTAAGAAAATATGAAGACTCAGTGTTAGTAAAGTTTAGTGACCAAAACGTTATTGCTGTTCCCTATGATATACCTATTATAGGGTATAAGGGAAATAATATTTCTACCCTAAGGCTTTGGCAAGCTGAGCCAGTCAATGAATTTGATTTTAATTTATTTAATGACCAAAACTATGATTTGGCTGTAAAAGAAAAAAATAAAGCTGAGGATATTTCTAGAGTCTTGTATCCAAACGATGATACTTTAGATGGAAAAAAATTAAGATTTAGACAGCAATACTTTTTCAGTAGTGCTTCACTACAGGATTTAATTAGAAAGTTTAAAAGAAATCATTCTGAGGATTTATTAGATTTTGCTAAGTATAACGTAATCCAGCTTAATGACACTCATCCTACAATTGCAATTCCTGAGCTTATAAGGCTTTTAGTTGATGAGGAAAAACTTAGTTTTGAATCTGCGCTTGATATTTGTAAAAAAACCTTTGCATATACCAATCATACAATAATGCAAGAGGCATTAGAAAAATGGGATATCGGCTTAATAAAAGAACTCCTTCCAAGAATCTATGAAATTATAAAACAAATTCACAATAATTTTGAAGAAGAAAAAAAGGATTTAGTAAAAAATAAAATTATTAGTAAAGCTTTATCTAATAGAACAAAAATAATAAATAAAAATACACTTCATATGGCTCATATGGCTATTTACGGTTCTAGCTATGTAAATGGAGTGGCTCAAATTCACACAGATATAATAAAAAGTGATGTACTAAAAGACTTCTATCAATTATATCCTTCCAAGTTTCAAAATAAAACAAACGGAATAACTCAACGCAGATGGCTAGCATTATGTAATAGAGAATTATCTTCCTTTATTAGTAATAATCTTGGAAATGAAAACTGGATAACAAACTTATCTGATTTAAAGAAATTAGAACCGCTTTCTAAGAGCACTTCTATTATTGAAGAGTTTTCAAATATTAAGCAAATAAAGAAACACCAATTAGCTGACTATATTTTTAGAAAAGAAGGTATTGCAATTGACCCTCAAAGTATTTATGATATTCAAATTAAAAGGCTACACGAATACAAAAGACAATTGCTAAATATTTTAACGATTTTATATATGTACAATGAAATTAAATCAGGTAATTTGAATAACTTTTATAAAACAACCTTTATTTTTGGAGCTAAAGCAGCTCCAGGATATAAGAGAGCTAAAAGTATAATCAAATTAATTAATGAAGTTGGCAATCTCATTGATAATGACCCGCTAGTAAGTTCAAAAATCAAAGTTGTTTTTGTTAGCAACTATAATGTATCCTATGCTGAAAAATTAGTTGCTGCAGCTGATATTTCTGAGCAAATATCAACAGCAGGAACAGAGGCTAGTGGAACTGGAAATATGAAATTTATGCTTAATGGTGCAGTTACACTAGGAACATTGGATGGTGCAAATGTCGAAATCGTCCAAGAAGCAGGCAGGGAAAACAATTACATTTTTGGATCAACTGTTGATGAAATAAGTAGCATTTCTAAATCATATAGTCCTATAGACATTTATAAATCAAATCCTAAAGTTAAAGCAGTATTAGATATGCTTATAGATGGTACCCTTAAAGACGGTAAAACTAAAGGCTTTAAGGAGCTCTACGATTCTATATTAAAAGGTGCTAGTTGGCATACGGCTGACCACTACTACCTACTACATGATTTTATGTCATATGTAGAGACAAGAATTAAAGTAAATAGTGATTTTTCATCCAAATATGAGTTTAGAAAAAAATGTTATATTAATATGTGTAATGCAGGCAAGTTCAGTTCTGATAGAACTATACAAGACTATGCTAAGGAAATTTGGCATGTATAA
- a CDS encoding 4Fe-4S dicluster domain-containing protein — MAHLTGRTGYKSLIDRYNKFPQGAPESETLYEILKVFFTEEEAQLVSMLPIKPFDVKMASTIWNKSQDETLLILENLASKALLLDMNDNKKQMYVMPPPMIGFFEFALMRTGGHFNQKLLSELFYQYIETEEEFMRKLLSLKTPIGRILINEEAINKTDEVYVLDYEKATSLLNNATSIGVSRCYCRHKAEHLNQHCNAPQEVCLSLNNLSVSLAKHGYARLIDHDEALSILKTAYNNNLIQFAENVKDDVGFICNCCACCCVALKSVKKMGIPQTISSSNFIANQLDNCISCKKCVSVCPVGCFEIKVFNDKDKVVLNSELCLGCGVCQRVCSINAIEMSKRDVKIFTPVNTVHKLVLEAIETNTLHNLIFDNQAMLSHKFMAAFTGAFLKLPLVNQLLVSETFQSKYLARLIEKLG; from the coding sequence ATGGCGCACTTAACAGGAAGAACTGGCTATAAAAGCTTAATTGATAGATATAATAAGTTTCCACAAGGAGCCCCTGAGTCTGAAACTCTATATGAGATATTGAAAGTCTTTTTTACAGAGGAAGAAGCTCAATTAGTTTCTATGCTGCCTATCAAACCCTTTGATGTAAAAATGGCATCGACAATCTGGAATAAATCTCAGGACGAAACTTTATTAATTCTTGAAAATCTGGCAAGCAAAGCCTTATTATTAGATATGAATGACAATAAAAAACAAATGTATGTTATGCCACCACCTATGATAGGTTTTTTTGAGTTTGCTCTTATGAGAACTGGAGGACATTTTAATCAAAAATTATTAAGCGAGTTATTTTATCAATATATCGAAACTGAAGAAGAGTTTATGAGAAAGCTTCTATCGTTAAAGACCCCTATAGGCAGAATTCTTATAAATGAAGAAGCTATTAATAAGACTGATGAGGTTTATGTTCTAGATTATGAAAAGGCGACTAGCCTTCTAAACAATGCTACAAGCATAGGTGTAAGCAGATGTTACTGTAGACATAAAGCTGAACACCTTAATCAGCATTGCAATGCTCCACAGGAGGTGTGTCTATCTCTAAACAACCTCTCTGTTTCTTTAGCGAAGCACGGGTATGCAAGACTTATAGATCATGATGAAGCTCTCTCAATACTAAAAACAGCTTATAATAATAATCTAATTCAATTTGCTGAAAACGTTAAGGACGATGTAGGTTTTATTTGTAACTGTTGCGCTTGTTGCTGTGTAGCACTAAAAAGTGTTAAAAAAATGGGAATTCCTCAAACAATATCTTCCTCAAACTTTATTGCAAATCAGTTAGATAACTGCATTAGCTGTAAAAAATGTGTATCCGTGTGTCCAGTTGGATGCTTTGAAATTAAGGTTTTTAATGACAAAGATAAAGTAGTGCTGAATTCTGAGCTTTGTCTCGGATGTGGAGTGTGCCAAAGAGTATGCTCCATTAATGCAATAGAAATGAGCAAGAGAGATGTTAAAATTTTTACCCCAGTAAACACTGTCCATAAGCTAGTATTAGAAGCAATTGAAACTAATACTTTACATAACCTTATTTTTGATAATCAGGCTATGCTTAGCCATAAGTTCATGGCTGCATTTACTGGAGCTTTTCTTAAATTACCTCTTGTTAACCAGCTTTTAGTGAGCGAAACTTTTCAGTCTAAATATTTGGCTAGATTAATCGAAAAATTAGGATAA
- a CDS encoding ABC transporter ATP-binding protein, translating to MANITLKNIHKIYPGDVTAVKDFNLEIQDKEFIILVGPSGCGKSTTLRMIAGLEDISKGELYIGDKLVNNVPPKDRDIAMVFQSYALYPHMSVYKNMAFSLTLQKVDKSEIDKRVREAAKILDIEHLLERKPKALSGGQRQRVALGRAMVRNPKVFLLDEPLSNLDAKLRTAMRSEISKLHKRLGTTFIYVTHDQTEAMTMGDRIVVMKDGLVQQVDTPQNLYDYPVNLFVAGFIGSPQMNFFKVKIEKNNENFIARLGDYKIPINWSTDKSKNLSNYDGKEVLMGIRPEELHDEQSTQAKETLSFVNALVELSEPMGSEVYLYLDINNEKAIAKIPPRTNAKIGDVVSLGINTTNVHLFDIETENAIAVR from the coding sequence ATGGCTAATATAACCCTAAAAAACATCCATAAGATTTATCCAGGAGATGTTACAGCTGTAAAGGATTTTAATCTGGAAATTCAAGATAAAGAGTTTATAATTCTAGTTGGACCATCTGGTTGTGGTAAATCAACTACTCTTAGGATGATTGCAGGTCTAGAGGATATATCAAAAGGCGAACTTTATATTGGAGATAAATTAGTAAATAATGTTCCTCCAAAAGATAGAGATATTGCTATGGTATTTCAAAGCTATGCTCTTTATCCTCACATGAGTGTATATAAAAATATGGCATTTTCTTTAACTTTACAGAAAGTTGATAAAAGCGAAATTGATAAAAGAGTACGCGAGGCAGCAAAGATTCTAGATATAGAACATTTATTAGAAAGAAAACCAAAGGCTTTATCTGGTGGTCAAAGACAAAGAGTAGCACTTGGAAGAGCTATGGTTAGAAATCCTAAAGTTTTTCTTCTTGACGAGCCACTTTCTAATCTCGATGCAAAACTACGTACAGCAATGAGAAGTGAGATAAGCAAACTTCACAAAAGACTTGGAACTACTTTTATATACGTAACTCATGACCAGACTGAGGCTATGACAATGGGAGATAGAATCGTAGTCATGAAGGATGGTTTAGTTCAACAAGTTGATACTCCACAAAATTTATATGATTATCCTGTAAATTTATTTGTAGCAGGTTTTATAGGATCTCCACAAATGAATTTTTTTAAGGTTAAGATTGAAAAGAATAATGAGAATTTTATAGCTAGATTGGGAGATTATAAGATACCAATTAATTGGAGCACTGATAAGTCAAAGAACTTGAGCAATTATGATGGCAAAGAGGTTTTAATGGGCATTAGACCTGAAGAATTACACGATGAGCAAAGTACTCAAGCTAAAGAAACCTTAAGCTTTGTTAATGCTTTAGTCGAGTTAAGCGAACCTATGGGCTCCGAAGTTTATTTATATCTTGATATAAATAATGAAAAAGCAATCGCCAAAATTCCTCCAAGAACAAATGCAAAAATTGGTGATGTTGTAAGCCTAGGAATTAATACTACAAATGTTCATCTTTTTGATATTGAAACTGAGAACGCAATTGCTGTGAGGTAA
- the malQ gene encoding 4-alpha-glucanotransferase gives MINKIQEPFERGAGTLLPVASLPSNYGIGTFGKAAYDFVDFLHKSGQKYWQVLPIGPTGYGDSPYQSFSAFAGNPYFIDFDFLIEENLLDIRDIEKINWGDNPNLIDYGKIYENRYSVLRVAFKNFNTSDESFIEFCDANSFWLDDYSDYMAIKDLFKGVEWLKWPEDIRNRDKDALENYRIKLSDDIMFWKFLQFKFIVQLNQLKKYAHNKNITIIGDIPIYVALDSSDVWANLKEFQMDESKKPTMVAGVPPDMFSSTGQLWGNPLYDWDYMKADNFSWWRKRMKYSALLYDIIRIDHFIGIVHYYSIKYGEETAMNGFWKDGPGHDLINSINEEIGSSKIIAEDLGVVTQKVKQLLKDSGYPGMRLLQFGFDSDARNENLAKHCPSNSVVYGGTHDNETLRGYFQNLDSKSRAKARKMLDIKQNRFFVWKVIESGFKSKANTVIFQIQDYLELDNSARMNVPSTIGGNWCWRLLPNQISDDLIHKIENLIKITKR, from the coding sequence ATGATAAATAAAATACAAGAACCTTTTGAAAGAGGCGCAGGTACTTTGCTTCCAGTTGCAAGTCTGCCGTCTAACTATGGAATAGGAACATTTGGTAAGGCCGCATATGACTTTGTTGACTTTCTACATAAATCTGGCCAAAAATATTGGCAGGTACTTCCTATTGGACCTACAGGTTATGGTGATAGTCCATATCAAAGTTTCTCTGCATTTGCTGGAAATCCATATTTTATAGATTTTGATTTCTTGATTGAAGAAAATCTTTTAGATATTAGGGATATCGAAAAAATAAATTGGGGAGATAACCCAAACCTAATCGATTATGGAAAGATATATGAGAATAGATACAGTGTTTTAAGAGTTGCCTTTAAAAATTTCAATACATCTGATGAATCCTTTATTGAATTTTGTGATGCTAATAGCTTTTGGTTAGATGATTATAGTGACTATATGGCTATAAAAGATTTATTCAAAGGTGTAGAATGGCTTAAATGGCCAGAGGATATAAGAAACAGAGATAAGGATGCTTTGGAAAACTATAGAATAAAATTATCAGATGATATAATGTTTTGGAAATTCCTACAATTCAAGTTCATTGTTCAGCTAAATCAATTAAAGAAATATGCACATAATAAAAATATAACTATAATCGGCGATATACCAATTTATGTTGCTCTTGACAGTTCCGATGTTTGGGCAAATTTAAAAGAGTTTCAAATGGATGAGAGCAAAAAACCAACTATGGTAGCTGGAGTTCCACCAGATATGTTTTCATCAACTGGCCAGCTTTGGGGAAATCCACTTTATGATTGGGATTATATGAAAGCCGATAACTTTAGCTGGTGGCGTAAAAGAATGAAATATTCAGCTCTTTTATACGACATCATAAGGATAGACCACTTCATTGGAATAGTTCATTATTATTCTATAAAATATGGTGAAGAAACTGCTATGAATGGTTTTTGGAAAGATGGCCCAGGTCATGATTTAATTAATTCTATTAATGAAGAAATTGGAAGTTCAAAAATCATTGCTGAAGACCTAGGGGTTGTTACCCAGAAGGTTAAGCAGCTTTTAAAAGATAGTGGTTATCCAGGTATGAGGCTCTTACAATTTGGATTTGATTCAGATGCTAGAAACGAGAATCTAGCTAAGCATTGTCCTTCGAACTCTGTTGTTTACGGTGGCACTCACGATAATGAAACTCTTAGAGGATATTTTCAAAACCTAGATTCTAAATCCAGAGCTAAAGCTAGAAAAATGCTTGATATTAAGCAGAATAGATTTTTTGTGTGGAAAGTTATTGAATCTGGGTTTAAATCAAAAGCAAATACTGTGATATTCCAAATACAAGACTATCTAGAGCTTGATAATTCTGCCAGAATGAATGTTCCATCAACCATTGGTGGAAACTGGTGCTGGAGATTATTACCAAATCAAATCAGTGATGATTTAATACACAAAATAGAAAATTTAATTAAGATAACAAAAAGATAG
- a CDS encoding PHP-associated domain-containing protein yields MIIDTHMHEKTYSSDSFLSLEDIVKKSKSMGLDGVCITDHESNEIKDFAHQFSKQSGFLILVGAEVLTHEGDITVFGLDDLPKEKIHAQQLIDLTLKAGGVAISAHPFRHNNRGMGKFIKNVQGLSGIEAFNGSTFPHHNLYAYGLSSELSIPALGASDAHTIDAIGKYATLIPGNIRDEKDFIEAVKSGRVSPVVYSNNKYESLDINQMLYNKPIYKEAI; encoded by the coding sequence ATGATTATAGACACACATATGCATGAAAAAACTTATTCATCCGATAGTTTTTTATCATTAGAAGATATAGTTAAGAAATCTAAATCAATGGGCTTAGATGGCGTTTGTATTACAGATCATGAAAGCAATGAAATTAAGGATTTTGCTCATCAATTTTCAAAGCAGTCAGGATTTCTAATCCTAGTAGGTGCAGAAGTACTAACGCATGAGGGAGACATAACTGTTTTTGGGTTAGATGATTTACCAAAAGAAAAGATTCATGCTCAACAGCTTATTGATCTTACATTAAAAGCTGGAGGAGTTGCTATAAGTGCTCATCCATTTAGACATAATAATAGAGGAATGGGAAAATTTATAAAAAATGTACAGGGTTTATCAGGAATTGAGGCATTTAATGGAAGTACATTCCCACATCATAATCTATATGCATATGGCTTATCATCAGAACTCAGTATTCCAGCTCTAGGAGCTAGTGATGCTCATACAATAGATGCTATAGGAAAATATGCTACTTTAATCCCTGGTAATATCAGAGATGAAAAAGATTTTATAGAAGCTGTAAAATCTGGAAGAGTATCTCCAGTTGTTTATTCCAACAATAAATATGAGAGTTTAGATATAAATCAGATGTTATATAATAAACCTATTTATAAAGAAGCTATTTAA
- a CDS encoding carbohydrate ABC transporter permease, which yields MVENQKKSNNVLFFFMTILAITFLVPIFIVLMNSFKGQFFISDAPFSFPTEQTFVGFTNYLNGIEKINFFSAFGYSLFITVGSVLLITICTSMTAWYITRVKSKITSLMYYLFAFSMIVPFQMVMFTMSKTVNVLRLDNPVGMILIYLGFGAGLSVFMFAGFIKSIPLEIEEAAMIDGCNPIQTFFLVVFPILKPTAITVSILNTMWIWNDYLLPYLVIGNKYRTLPVAIQYLQGGYGSRDMGSLMAMLILAIIPIVVFYLSAQKYIIKGVISGAVKG from the coding sequence ATGGTTGAAAATCAAAAAAAGAGCAATAACGTATTATTTTTCTTTATGACGATTTTAGCAATTACATTTTTAGTTCCAATTTTCATTGTATTAATGAATTCTTTTAAAGGACAATTTTTTATATCGGATGCTCCATTTTCTTTCCCGACCGAGCAAACTTTTGTTGGATTTACAAATTATCTAAATGGTATAGAAAAAATAAACTTTTTTTCAGCATTTGGGTATTCCCTTTTCATTACAGTCGGCTCTGTTTTGCTGATTACTATTTGTACATCAATGACTGCATGGTACATCACAAGGGTGAAAAGTAAAATAACATCACTTATGTATTATCTTTTTGCTTTTAGTATGATAGTACCTTTTCAAATGGTTATGTTTACCATGTCTAAAACGGTTAATGTTTTAAGACTTGATAATCCAGTTGGAATGATACTCATTTATTTAGGATTTGGTGCAGGTCTTTCGGTTTTTATGTTTGCTGGATTTATTAAAAGTATACCTTTAGAAATTGAAGAGGCGGCTATGATAGATGGCTGTAATCCAATTCAAACATTTTTTTTGGTAGTTTTTCCTATTTTAAAACCTACAGCAATTACAGTATCAATATTAAATACTATGTGGATTTGGAATGACTATTTGCTTCCTTATTTAGTTATAGGAAACAAGTATAGAACTCTTCCTGTTGCAATTCAGTATTTACAAGGAGGATATGGTTCAAGAGATATGGGATCACTTATGGCAATGTTAATCCTTGCTATTATTCCTATAGTAGTTTTCTATTTATCAGCGCAAAAGTATATAATAAAGGGAGTAATTTCTGGAGCAGTTAAAGGATAG
- a CDS encoding LacI family DNA-binding transcriptional regulator: protein MTIKDIAKEAGVAVSTVSRVLNNHPDVSEKTKLKVLDIIEKRKFVPNSNAKHLKQQNTNTIGIFVKGTFNFLFHSILEKIQPLIEDSGYITVVNYLDEDENEVQQARIFCNEKKPQGIMFLGGNLKNFQDHFSKIDIPSILVTNSASQLNFSNLSSVTTNDKKAVEFAIEYLIEKGHTNIGIIGGNADSSNISEVRLKSIIKTLYKHKINFDISSHFEPARYSFESSYKACQRLINKKLGITAIFAMSDVMAIGAMRAMTDSKISIPSDISVIGYDGIELVNYYNPKLTTILQLQDQIALNAVKIITSQIEKNLDPIHKVLPFKLMEGESVIRI from the coding sequence GTGACTATAAAAGATATAGCAAAAGAAGCAGGTGTGGCTGTTAGCACTGTTTCAAGAGTTTTGAACAATCATCCTGATGTCAGTGAAAAAACTAAATTAAAGGTTTTAGATATAATTGAAAAAAGAAAATTTGTGCCCAACAGTAATGCCAAGCATTTAAAGCAACAAAACACTAATACAATTGGAATATTTGTTAAAGGAACATTCAATTTTCTTTTCCATTCTATTTTAGAAAAAATTCAACCTCTTATTGAAGATTCTGGTTATATCACTGTAGTGAATTATTTGGATGAGGATGAAAATGAGGTTCAGCAAGCTAGAATATTCTGTAACGAAAAAAAACCTCAAGGGATAATGTTCTTAGGTGGGAATCTGAAAAATTTTCAAGATCATTTTTCAAAAATTGATATTCCATCTATTTTAGTTACAAACTCAGCTAGTCAATTGAATTTTAGCAACTTATCAAGCGTTACCACGAATGACAAAAAAGCCGTTGAGTTCGCTATTGAATATTTAATTGAAAAAGGCCATACAAATATTGGAATCATAGGTGGAAATGCTGATTCTTCTAATATTAGTGAGGTACGCTTAAAAAGTATTATAAAAACATTATATAAACATAAAATCAACTTTGATATTTCATCACATTTTGAACCAGCTCGATATTCTTTTGAAAGCTCTTATAAAGCTTGCCAAAGACTTATTAACAAAAAACTTGGAATAACTGCTATTTTCGCAATGAGTGACGTTATGGCAATAGGAGCAATGAGAGCAATGACAGATTCAAAAATTTCTATTCCAAGCGACATTTCAGTAATTGGGTATGATGGAATAGAGCTTGTTAATTATTACAATCCAAAATTAACGACTATACTTCAGTTACAGGATCAAATAGCATTAAATGCAGTTAAAATAATAACTTCTCAAATTGAAAAAAATCTAGATCCTATTCATAAAGTTCTTCCGTTCAAACTTATGGAAGGTGAAAGTGTAATTCGGATTTAA